In Thunnus thynnus chromosome 4, fThuThy2.1, whole genome shotgun sequence, the DNA window GACGTTGTTTAAGCTGACTGTGTGTAACACTTCATCCAGGGGTTTGGAGGAGAACTACTGTCGTAACCCAGATGGGTCGGAGGCTCCCTGGTGCTTCACATCTGTGTCAGAGATGAGGACCGCTCTCTGCTTACAGATCAAACGCTGCGCAGACGACATCGAAGCTGAGGGTACAACTCATTGATTCAAACTACAGCAAAAAGATGAACTCAGTGAATGAACACGAGGCTAGACTGTATGAATATTCACATGAGAAGAAAGGTCCAGAAATACTCAGAAGTCCCCTCCAATAAAAGCCCACAACCACACACGACCCCCAGAAAAGTTTGACCAGGCACCAAGAATTTTCATTTGAATCATTTGGATTTatcaacctttatttattcagtgatCTGCTCATATACactatttatttactgtatttttattggtGTATTTAAaagggacagtgcacattaataaactgtaaatgcaccagAATTATTgctaaaagtttttttttaatctgcagtCCCAACATCAAGGTTCAAATATTCAAATAGTctaatttacatgaattttgtcaaaaaatactggaatcagcttataaaatgacatccatctgtatgtttttaagGATGCAAATCCCTCCATGAAATTGCTACtttattccatttttattactttttttaacCACTATTACTGTCTGTTATAATTCAACAAGATCACTACTATcatattattttcctttttttttcagattgctaccatgaaaatggaaaaaactaCCGAGGCATGGTTCGTAAAACTCGTAAAGGCATCACCTGCCAGAAATGGAACGTGAACACACCTCACCGGACCAAGTATGATGATCATTTAAGAGTTACAAAATCAGTATTTATCTAAGAAGAAAACAGTCTATAGGCATTTGGGGACATTCATGATAAAggcaaaagaaaggaaagaaatggACTCTGCTGGATGCCTTTATATCACATCTCTTGAATCCTTTAATATACCATCAGCATTATGAGTGAATGCTCTTTCTTTACaaaagtaaaatgcaaaaaacaaactctcACCCCACTTATCTGTGACATATACGACATGCcttcagttttaaaaatgttttttcagaaTAAACCCAAGGACGCATCCTGAGGCCAATCTCACAGAAAATTACTGTCGAAACCCAGATGGGGACCAGCACGGACCCTGGTGCTACACCACTGATCCCAAAACTGAGTTTGACTACTGCGCCATCAAACAGTGTGGTACACAACTCtgctttctttgtctgttttaagatcCTCAAAGTAGTTTAACGAACTCTGTGGCAACAATTCATCCAGAACTGCTCTAATCTGACAGGCAATTTAACGATTCATCTGTTTCTTGGTGTTTTCAAACAGCTGGAGAGAGACCGCCCATGACTGAAACAGTAGGTTAGTTTCCAAATTAATATGAAGCAACATTTGCAAGATGACATtaagcctctgtgtgtgtttttacaatgATATTTCACCTTTCCatgaacacagagaacacagaggaGTTTAGTGAGTGTGGGAAGAGAGAGGACCGCTTCCAGAGGACAAGGTTACGTATCGTAAATGGGATACCTGGGAACTCGCCGTGGACAGTGAGCCTCAGAGACAGGTTAGTCCGAGAGATTTAGACTCAAAATACGCTCTGCTGTGCTGCgtatgacctctgaccccttgTGTGCAGGAAAGGAAACCATTTCTGTGGAGGATCCCTGGTTAACCCCAGATGGGTGATCAGCACCAAGCAGTGTTTCTCCTCCTGGTAAACTTTACTCATTTACATGACAGTTTACTGGTAATCAGAAGTACAACTCAACCTGTGACGATAGTTGTTTAGTCGTCTGTGGCTCTGGACAGAAATTTGTCAACACTGAGAGAATTACTCATCATCACTTAATCTCTTAATCTCATTCTGATAAAGCAGTATAAGCATGAAGATGATGCTTCATGTGCAGTGGTGGGAAAAATATTGAAGTCTTAGGTAAAAGTAGCAGTACCGctaaaatgtagtaaaaatgtTCCATTAGAGGTAAAATtcttgcattcaaaatcttactcaAGTGAAAGTATTACTTACgcaaaatttacttaaagtatcgAAAGCAaaagcactaaaaaaaaaaagaaaaaactttttaatagttaatctactttttttttaaaatgactgctTACTGATTTGGATTCATTGTGTGTCAACACACCCTGAGGAAGGCAAGTGTGCCGACACGTGTTagtgtatttttaatttattagcCTATGtttattaaaggctttttatttttaaccgtCCACTTGAGTGTCTGGAATTAGATTTTTTATGCCACACCCCGCTCATGGATGAGGGCATAttgtttcctctttaaaaatGGTCTTTCCCCCCACCAAGAGCACCGGTGTTTGTGGTGTTGCCAAAAGAAAAAGACCatttaatgtcaaagtgaaaatagatctgtacaaagtgatctaaattaagtacaaatataacaaatgaaaatactgaaaagtaATCtatagctgtaaaataaatgtattgggTTAAGAAATACAATATCTCCCTCTGAAACTTAGTTGAGTAGAAGTATAGTGaagagtaaatgtactttgttacattCCACCAGTGGACATGGGCCTTTACCAGGCATGAGGCGTCTAACAAAAGATACTAtcgagttgcattatgggaagtgtaggaccCAGAGTTTTTGTAGCTTAACCCATGCAAcaatttttactattttttaaaaatttttaaaaatctttgaaGTCCTTTATGGAAGAGTGAtattaaataactgaaataaaatcacaagtCACACTTTGATTATATTCTCCATGTTAACGTGTCTTCATGTCTGCACAGCTATGTGGACCTGCCCGGGTACTCGGCCATGATGGGAACACTGTATCGTGATCCACAAGAAGGAGAACCTGGTGTGCAAACCATCCCTCTCACCAAGATCGTCTGCGGACCCTCCGAGTCTCAGCTGGTCATGTTGCAACTGGAATAGTGTGTACTGTCAAGTGGCcccaacatgcacacacacacacacagacacgtcaCGTATATACTCAAATATATCAATTATTtccctctgactctctctcctttctctagCCCTGCCCAGTTTAACGAACGTGTCTCTCAGATCTGCCTCCCTCCTGAGCGCTACATAGTAGCTGAGGGGACGACTTGTGAGATCGCAGGATGGGGTGAGACGAGAGGCAAGTATAATTCTGGAAATCTTAACTTGACACTGAGTTTGCTACATGTCGAGCTTCATGCAACTACAATATGCTTCTATTGCAACAATTAATAATAGATGACTTCCTCAGAACAAGCATCTTGTTTCTGCTCTTGAAGTGATGCATTTAAAGTTGCGTCTAAATGAGAGAGCTATAAAAGCCGTTGAGCAACAGATGGCGTTGCTATTTTCAGAATCGTTCAACATCTGTCCACCTccgtttttcttttctccatctctctaaACACATTAGCTGCTAAttcattcctcctcctcttcactgcTTTTCAAGGCACTGGAGATGAGACTGTCCTCAACGTGGCACACATACCAGTTCTTAGTAACAAGGAATGCAACAAATACTTCCGAGGTCGTGTTCGTGAGAATGAGATGTGCACCAGCTCTTTCCAGGGTGGAGTAGGTGCCTGTGAGGTAGGTGTCCGTGCAAAGGTGTGCACAGTTTGAAACTTAATTGTTCATTTTGAGTAGGAAATTTTTGAGTTTTATCTTAGAACTGCAGCAGAGTTTCTTCATTCACTCactaattcttttttttttttttttttttaaaaaaaaaaaaggttacactagagaaacagagagggataTCACAGGTCAAAGTCCCCAGCCAGATTTGGACCAGCgacattgtgttttattatcgTTTACATCTTAAAGAACAGACAGGTTGccctctgtaatcattcctcctgttcatactgaccattagaagatcctttctaaatgtactttcaatgtaagtgatgggggataaaatccacagtcttccctctgtaataataataatcatttattcaaaagtttatctaaagctaatGTGGACTTCAGCAGTCCGAaatagtcaaatcaagtggatatcttccaaagttacagccATTTTAGCACAAATTTGTCATTTCTTACgatctttccactgcagctcatcAAAGAAACATTGTCcaggaaaatgaaaagagagaattttgaactaaaaacactttaaatttgGAAGCTATCCACTTCAATTTGTCTAACTCAGACGACTGAAGTCTCATATTTGCTTCATATAaacttttgaaaacatttttgcttaaaacgaggatgtggattttgtcccctatcacTTGCACTGCAAGCACGCTACGACGGGATTtactaatggtcagtatgaagaggagggatgattacagcgagcaaaacatctttcaatgttcatttgagcacctgactattgttttaagacagacttgaaaaatgtttaacctgtcctttaaccATTAGGTCACAAGGGCAACCCAACACAGACCCTTTTCTTTGACATTTACTGCAGTGTGCAGTGGCACTAAAggaatggtttgacattttgggaagttagtttttttttgctaattatgacaagatcgataccactctcatgtcttcACGCTAAGTATGAAGCTACAACCACCGGCGGGTTaccttagcttagcatgaagaatAGAAACAGGGAAACCGTTAGCCTGTCTCTAtccaaaggcaacaaaatctgtctaccagcacctctaaagctcagttattaacacgttatatcttgtttgtttaataagtacaaaaaacaaagtgttaaaATGGCAATTTACGGGAGGTTATGTGCCAAGAGGTGTTTGTAGGCGGATTCCCCccatttccagtttttatgctaagctatgctagccgactgctggctgtagccttatactgaacagaaaaatatgagagtggtatcagtcttctcatttAACTTACGAAAGCAAAGAAGCATgcttcccaaaatgtcaaactattcctttaacgaccaagaataaaacagtaaaatgttttaaattaatacTTCAACTACTAGAGCTGAAGAAAACCTTTTGATGACGAAAATCACTTTAGCAAAGAGCATACAGCTATTTATACGTTCCTGTAAATCAAACACATTCGCCATTTGGATAATGGAGGTAGACTGGACAAGATGTGACTGCAAGATGTTTCCAACCTCAGCAGTGACAGTCAGTCATAACAGAGACAAATAATGACTCCAGAGTGTTGttcctgtgtgtctgcagagagaCTACGGCGGCCCGTTGGCGTGTCAGAACAGGGACTGCTGGGTACTCGAGGGTGTGATCATCCCCATGAGGCGCTGCGGACACCCGGGGCAGCCCAACATCTTCATCCGTGTCTCGGTCTATGTGGACTGGATCAAGAAGGTCATGGAGATGGCTTAGAGACAGATACTGCCATCCAACAGGGACTGATCAAATCTGCTTTCAACGCCCACTTTCATATGaccatatgtttttttttcatctcaagaGTTTCTTTtgcaataaaacatattaataatACATCCAATTTTATAATCAGATTTTATTATACGAGTtataatgttattatattataaaaatatacaggAAACATTGCAGGTATCATCTTGTTAATGGAGAAAATGCAGGGACAGCACtgtcatttgttgttttctgctttgaattattttttatgtccATTTAAATTCAGTTAGTCCTTTCAGCCACAGTATCTGACGTTAAAATGCGTCATTTAAATTCATGAACTGCCTGTTCAGCAGTCAAAATCCACCAGACAGAATGAGCAGAAAACACTTTACATTCTCAAAACATAACCACGTACGCTGAGATGCAAAACAAAGAGCCGTGCAGAGAAGATTTATGATAATAATGTAAGTAAAGTTGTACAAAGTTGTGTTATTTATTCACGAACAACTACAAAACTAATGGTGTCTCAGGTTTGGAGAAGAAGAATAACTGGGAATAATTAACTTCCAATAACAAGGGAGGTGTCGGGGGTTTTTAAGTTGCACCCTTTACCACAAAACTGTACGCCTCCCCTTGCTCTCCCTGGCATTGAATGGAGCTCCAAAATACCTTCTTTGCCCCCAGCCTCTAAAGAAATCCCTCCTCTGCCTGTCTTTTGATGCCTGCCCCCACCTCTAAAGACATGCCTTTGTGCCTTATGCAGAACTGTATGCGCTGCACATTCTTTCTAGTTCTATAGGAGGATTTTTGTAACCCGGTCCTGATGAGCCCACGGAATTCAGCTTAAATAAACCTCAAGATCAGAGTCCAACAGAATCTCAGACACACCAGCCTGCAGAAGGCCactgaactctctctctctctctctttctctctcacacagacgaccatccccctctttctctctctctctctctctctctctcttatacCTCATTCTacctttctgcctctttctctcagtTATTTTCATAGCAGCATTTTCCCCCCACTTTTGTCTCAACAATCAAAATATaccaacattttttattattttgtagaAATGAGAACTAATAGAACTGAAGTCTGAGCACATTCCCACCAACTAATAATGGACAATTATCCCATCACTCTGCGTTTGGAAATAGCAGCTTGGCAGTTAggatttcagtgtcattttgttCACTTTCATTTAGTAATATTTATAGTGGATGACTAATCAAAAATTCATATACAACTATCATTTCTTAGCAACTGTTGCCAAAAGTGCTTCTGGGAAACCTGACTGAACTTTTTAGTAAATGCTGCCACAacaatatgcaaatgttttctttgttattctgttttatggTAATGATAATCAAGTGTAGGCTGCGTGAGATAAACATTTTATGCATGTGAATtcatcaatagtttttttttttttcttcgaaGTGTAATATTCTGGTTTCACAGGATATTCAATCTGTGAATTTCCGAATTACATCATGAAACTGACACTGTAAGCCACGCAAATTGAACTCTGTGCTTCATCTTTGTAACTTAAAGCTTTATATTTTGGTCTCATGCCAACACGCTCACCTGACATGACTCCATGAGCGGTCCAGCATTAAGTCGTCCCTGGAATGTGTATTCACCGCCGTTCAAACATTTCCATCTGTATTTATCAGTTTGTGCAAACTTACACAAAGTTCCCTCTTGAGAATCACAAGgaccagaaaaagaaaaattgacATTATCTTTGCCTCTGCTTTATTTTGTATAGTGTAATTTCAGCATATACATAAAGAGAAATATGCAACAAAAACTAGAAGTGAAGGGTTTTATTCCAAAAatacttctttttattttcttcttattttcaaaataaattctagtgaaaagaataaaagaagagGCTACTATGAGACGAGGTGGCATCCAACTAAAACAGTGCATAATCTTTTCGGaataaagcttttaatttgTTCAACATGAGGAaactaaaagagaaaatatgtctttttgCTCCCACAGAGTGCACATGTATGTCTGTTCTTTTTACTATCGCTCTCTTCTAatgtatgtttgcatgcatgGTTGGGTGACATGCTGATTGAATGCCAATTTTTTCCCccacaaacaaatgcacatgaGGCAGCTTATACCCTGCACACTTTATtctcagaaaaacacaacatatgatATTTTTGCCCTTTGTTATGACTTACAGAAATATATCTCTAACCTTGTAGGTGGGGAGataacagcagagagagagagagagagagagagagagagagagagagggagagagagagagagagagagagacagagagtgaaacCTCTGCTTTGAATCAGTCTAGACGGTTTGATCTCCCCAACATTTCTACTGAAGCAAACTGAGCCTATTCCTCCTTTCTCTGGGGGAACTTCCCAGCCCCCAGACCCCACTTTGGGAACCCCGGAACCAGAATCTACCCTCCTGTCTGAtgcccgtctctctctctcactctctctctctctttttctctctctctctctctccctctccctctcaagTGGGTGGTCCGGTAGATTTTTCGGGGCGGGGTCCTCTTCAACCCTCCTACCCTCGCTCTTTCTTGAAACATGCTTTAATAGAGAAAGTATGCATTGCATACTGCTCAGCTACAACCCCCCATTATACTGCAACTGGGGTATTCGTGACTGAACGTCTGGGGGGATCACACACATTTCCGAttagaggagggagggagagagagagagagagagagagagagcgagggagagagagagagagagagagagagagaggggagagagagagagagagagagagagagagagagagattaccCTTTCATTCCAGCCAATGAGACGGTCGATACACTAAGATTTTCATAGTTGTGCAGGAGCACATTAGGCTGACTGTGAACTTCCAGGTAAAACTGCAAACCGACTCAAGGTAAGTTTAACAGTCTCTGCTCTGATTGTGTTGCATTTGGCGCTGCCTGCATGAACAGGACTATTGAGCCTCAACATGGAGACTATAGcctgcatgtatgtatgtagtatGTATGTTCGGGCTGCTTTCAAAGGAGAGCTTTTGCACCTGTGTTCCCCTGCCTTTGTCCTTCGTGGTAAAGTTTTTTGCAGCTCTTATACTAACACTTGGTTCATCCATTTCGGCGGACCTGTTATCACCAAGAAACCCAAGACATTTGAGATCGATTGCGCAAGTGATGGAAGCAGGGGGATGTAGTGTAGTGAGCGCCGACTTTACGCTTTAAAACATTGATGGCCTCGACTGTTGTTTCGGCGTTAACGTGTGCCAGTCCACAACCAAGTCCGGGAAGGTTTTTGCTCGGTCCAGCGAGCACTCACGGTTTCGCTCGAGGAGCGCTTTACGCACCGTCTTTAAAGGCTGCAGAAGAATGTGTTTTTTACGGTTGCAATTGCCGCCCATATGCAAAAAGTACATTCAGTCCCGTTCTTGACTGCCAAACACATACGAGTTGAGCGGACGGGCTGCTCCGCCGCTGCAGAAGAAAGTGCAGGACGCTTGTTGTGTTACTCCAAAACGAGTTTATAAGCGACGAGACGACGTCGTGCGTCTCGTTTGGCTTTAAATCGTTTCATCGAGGACGTAGATTTCTCAAATTGCTCCGACTTCCTGCTTCTGTGCGGCCGTTTTGATAGGCTGTGTTGGCAATTAGTGTTTGGCACGTTCCTCTCAGAGCTCGACTTTATGGTAAACGACCACCGTGGGACATTACCAACAGCCAGTTTATAGCAGATActcactgtttactgtgttAATACAAAGTAAATTAATTAAGTGAAGAGGTCACCAGAAAAATATACTGTGTTTATGTTATTGTTACATAGGAGAGCCATTAATATGACCTATATAACTTCACAtactagagctgaaacagttagtcgattaatcaattagttgatccaCTAACTAATAATTAATCTGGAATTATTTGATAATGATTTAATGGTTTCAGTCGCTTTTAACATTTCCTATAGtctcaacttctcaaatgttagGATTTCCTAACTTTTCCTGTCTTATGTGATAATAATCTGaacatcttttggttttggattgttggttgaacaaaacaagcaatttgaagacctcattttggactttttcactgttttttggacattttatggactaaacaattaaatgattaaaaaggCCTCAACAGATAGCTCTGACAATTTTCCCTAATTAACTGAACATttgtttagtccataaaatgtaggaaaatgatgaaaaatgtgtaTCACAATTTTCTAAAGTGCAAagtctttaaattaaaaagctgaaaccagagagaTAAAATACTTATatgattcatcaattatcaaaatagttgcagattaattttctgtcaatcaactcatcaattaatcgactaattattgcagctctaaagttCACCGTAGCCTTCAGAGTCAGATTTTTAAAGTCTGTTATCTTGTTCTCATTCTTTCCATTTAGATATTGCATGAAgtactttctgtttttgttttaattcattagCACAAGTTTCTCAGTAAAAGTTGTAGCAGCATCAGCACGCCTACAGCTTGCACAAACCCATTGAGAAATACCTCACAGAGGGCAGATGGTAGATTGAGTTGTGAATATCTGTGCTACTTTTAGTCACTGCACACCATTCTCATGTTTCCCTGCGTTTGCCAGACCCCTGTCTGTGTTCCGATGAACCTGGTGCCAAGGCTTATGTATAAGCTGTTCCCACG includes these proteins:
- the mst1 gene encoding hepatocyte growth factor-like protein — protein: MKLLLSCLLLTAGLVTGYRSPLNDFQRSEGRELVPTSWNSARVQMLPGLNLEDCATRCSQSLDCRAFNYETRPTVTCKHLPWVGDGSNAEVKRNVNCDLYEKKVYVRKCIVGKGEDYRGKVFTTKSGLTCQQWWSKFPHDHRWTPTATNGLELNYCRNPDGDRIGPWCYTTDPERRYESCNIPQCKDEVCITCNGEDYRGQVDHTVSGRECQRWDQQYPHQHIYQPEKYPDKSLDDNYCRNPDASPVPWCYTTDPEVERENCEISKCTEVRVEKRQRSSFTTNCFRGRGEDYRGKVNETTSGIACQRWDAQYPHEHPFYPNTYECKGLEENYCRNPDGSEAPWCFTSVSEMRTALCLQIKRCADDIEAEDCYHENGKNYRGMVRKTRKGITCQKWNVNTPHRTKINPRTHPEANLTENYCRNPDGDQHGPWCYTTDPKTEFDYCAIKQCAGERPPMTETVENTEEFSECGKREDRFQRTRLRIVNGIPGNSPWTVSLRDRKGNHFCGGSLVNPRWVISTKQCFSSCYVDLPGYSAMMGTLYRDPQEGEPGVQTIPLTKIVCGPSESQLVMLQLEYPAQFNERVSQICLPPERYIVAEGTTCEIAGWGETRGTGDETVLNVAHIPVLSNKECNKYFRGRVRENEMCTSSFQGGVGACERDYGGPLACQNRDCWVLEGVIIPMRRCGHPGQPNIFIRVSVYVDWIKKVMEMA